A portion of the Brachionichthys hirsutus isolate HB-005 chromosome 6, CSIRO-AGI_Bhir_v1, whole genome shotgun sequence genome contains these proteins:
- the LOC137895328 gene encoding CD209 antigen-like, translated as MDVMEIEDDIYLNKSLTMEGLITKDFQRKKPSSRCWTVSLGLLCSVLLAGNIGQIIYYERIIHGSSAEPTEGSSVPRFHRLQSDYEALTAERKRCEARQSNTTGENERLQQRTDFLTTERDRLKTGFDKMKNERDQMQASYNTSKQERAQLQASCSDARRTVKDLQSDYDNATASKERLQSKCNHLQREMHKQRRHFQELQRNHSSLKSGAARLEGSCNTLSNRINRLQSSYNSLRGDQEQLQTRYDGLQARYTGLVTDEDQLLKMIDTIRRSRLCQTGWIKFNAGCYFVSTEKKNWTLSRQDCVANGADLIVVNSRDEQAFINRLVNSSQNAWIGLTDMIDEGHWIWVDGNPVTTTYWQAGQPNSYGGKQDCGELVPASSGDGEWNDDGCFAPQIWICEK; from the exons ATGGATGTGATGGAAATCGaagatgacatttatttaaataagagTCTCACAATGGAAGGCCTCATTACTAAAG ATTTTCAGAGGAAAAAGCCTTCCTCTAGATGTTGGACTGTAAGTCTCGGCTTGCTGTGTTCTGTCCTGTTGGCTGGTAACATCGGACAGATCATTTACT ATGAGAGAATCATCCATGGCTCATCGGCAGAACCGACGGAGGGCAGCTCGGTTCCTCGGTTCCATCGCCTGCAGAGCGACTACGAAGCTTTAACTGCAGAGAGGAAACGCTGCGAGGCCAGGCAGAGCAACACGACGGGAGAAAACgagcggctgcagcagcgcACGGATTTCCTGACGACCGAAAGGGATCGACTCAAGACCGGCTTCGACAAAATGAAAAACGAGCGGGACCAGATGCAAGCGAGCTACAACACCTCGAAACAAGAGCGCGCTCAATTACAGGCGAGCTGCAGTGACGCGCGGAGGACGGTGAAGGACCTACAGAGCGACTACGACAACGCGACGGCGAGTAAAGAACGGCTGCAGAGCAAATGCAATCACCTGCAAAGAGAGATGCACAAACAGCGTAGACATTTTCAAGAGCTGCAGAGGAATCACTCCTCCCTGAAGAGCGGCGCAGCCCGGTTGGAAGGAAGCTGCAACACGCTGAGCAACAGAATAAACCGTCTTCAGTCCAGTTACAACTCACTGAGGGGCGACCAAGAGCAGCTACAAACCCGTTACGATGGTCTGCAGGCCCGTTACACCGGCCTGGTAACGGACGAGGACCAGCTGCTGAAGATGATCGACACCATCAGGCGAA GTCGGCTCTGTCAAACAGGCTGGATCAAGTTCAACGCCGGATGTTATTTTGTTtccacggagaagaagaactggACGCTAAGCAGACAAGACTGCGTCGCCAACGGAGCGGATCTGATCGTGGTCAACAGCCGAGACGAACAG GCGTTCATCAACAGGTTGGTGAACTCGAGCCAGAACGCCTGGATCGGCCTGACCGACATGATTGATGAGGGGCACTGGATTTGGGTGGATGGGAACCCGGTCACCACAAC GTACTGGCAGGCCGGGCAGCCCAACAGCTACGGCGGGAAGCAGGACTGTGGAGAACTGGTGCCTGCGTCATCGGGAGACGGAGAATGGAACGACGACGGATGCTTTGCGCCGCAGATTTGGATCTGTGAAAAATAA